One Cottoperca gobio chromosome 23, fCotGob3.1, whole genome shotgun sequence genomic region harbors:
- the cdkn1d gene encoding cyclin-dependent kinase inhibitor 1D, which yields MTMDSPSTSTAGPAKESNSELSRLGGIEDLKLKVGPARRNLFGPVDHQQLQQDFQRLHCMNLEMANKRWNFNFQSEEPGKGSNIEWEELRYQDVPAFYHSCTVSPVPRPKAKRRTSSSSGEGSPGSSSSSGCGDEYLEVTTREYYRIQRQGKRRQSTITDFFKVKKMKLLHHKASSWQ from the exons ATGACGATGGACTCTCCATCAACATCAACAGCGGGACCAGCTAAAGAATCTAACTCAGAGCTTTCACGCCTTGGGGGCATTGAGGACTTGAAATTGAAAGTGGGGCCGGCGCGGAGGAACCTCTTCGGGCCCGTGGAccaccagcagctgcagcaggactTCCAGCGGCTGCACTGCATGAACCTGGAGATGGCCAACAAGCGCTGGAACTTCAATTTCCAGAGTGAAGAGCCAGGAAAGGGCTCCAACATCGAGTGGGAGGAGCTCAGGTACCAGGATGTGCCAGCGTTTTACCACAGCTGCACGGTTAGCCCAGTGCCGCGTCCAAAGGCCAAAAGGCGGACATCGTCTTCGTCGGGCGAGGGTTCCCCGGGGTCCAGCAGCTCGTCCGGGTGTGGGGATGAGTACTTGGAGGTGACCACAAGGGAGTACTACCGGATCCAACGGCAAGGAAAACGCAGACAGTCTACCATCACAG ATTTCTTCAAGGTGAAGAAGATGAAGCTTCTGCATCACAAAGCATCTTCTTGGCAGTAG
- the LOC115028150 gene encoding suppressor APC domain-containing protein 1, which translates to MACRSPDSGSYTVVIIPLRTGLYSLDALRFYLWVKRLKDLEKEKDALCSGLEILEKARLWYIQRLEENRAKQDDIDSCQGDTAEAQSCLRSRIQRVNGSLSSVMREPNVTSGSNPSLPDAVADSDLRWHNTVLAQEVSDKNRQISKLKLEKNAILEQLDELQAR; encoded by the exons ATGGCCTGTCGATCCCCCGACTCTGGCTCCTACACTGTAGTTATCATCCcgctcaggaccggcctctacaGCCTGGACGCACTTCGCTTCTACCTATGG GTTAAGCGTCTGAAGGATctagagaaggagaaggacgcGCTGTGCTCTGGCCTGGAGATTCTGGAGAAGGCCCGTCTCTGGTACATCCAGCGGCTGGAGGAGAACAGAGCCAAGCAGGACGACATTGACTCCTGCCAGGGAGATACAGCAGAG GCTCAGTCTTGCCTCAGGTCTCGTATCCAGCGGGTGAATGGCTCTCTGAGCTCTGTGATGAGGGAGCCCAATGTCACCAGCGGCAGCAACCCTTCTCTGCCTGACGCAGTAGCAGACAGCGACCTCCGGTGGCACAACACAGTGCTGGCTCAG GAGGTGAGTGACAAGAATCGTCAGATCTCCAAGTTGAAATTGGAAAAAAATGCAATCCTTGAGCAGCTTGATGAACTGCAGGCGCGCTGa
- the slc37a3 gene encoding sugar phosphate exchanger 3 isoform X2 → MPPSCCGCLSQYTHHHLVAFLLTFFSYVLLHASRKTFSNVKVSISAQWTPSVRNGSAAAFSPNQTWEDNHLFENEEQATLFLGALDSIFLFSYAVGLYFSGVIGDRVNLRYVLCVGLCGSAAVEFVFGTLTEWLHIYNIYLYCGLWVLNGLLQSAVWPCVVAVMGNWFGKTGRGFVFGLWSACASVGNILGAFLASSVLKYGYEYAFLVTSVVQFAGGVVVFFGLLTSPKEVGLCSESETGLSPVETDTDSHRPLMSDEEGEMEAEVYGRQNQSVQEPDNLLAESPRAIGFCQAFCLPGVLPYSLAYACLKLVNYSFFFWLPFYLSNNFGWKEAESDRLSVWYDVGGIIGGTVQGLISDFMGKRSPVLALSLALAMGALVGYSRSPNDQVINAALLTTTGFFIGGPSNMISSAISADLGRQDALRGSQKALATVTGIVDGTGSVGAAGGQVNKNTGHFTWKTLLESKLGWMYVFYFFVVMTGGSIVFITPLLIKEVREMWRDRQLLRRQL, encoded by the exons ATGCCTCCCTCGTGCTGTGGCTGCCTGTCACAGTACACTCATCATCATCTGGTTGCCTTCCTTCTCACCTTCTTTAG CTATGTGTTGCTACATGCGTCCAGGAAGACGTTCAGCAATGTGAAAGTCAGCATCTCAGCCCAGTGGACACCATCTGTCCGGAATGGCAGCGCAGCTGCTTTCTCCCCTAACCAG ACATGGGAGGACAATCATCTGTTTGAAAATGAAGAGCAGGCCACTCTGTTCCTGGGAGCTCTGGActccatcttcctcttctcatATGCAGTG GGGCTGTACTTCAGCGGTGTGATTGGGGACAGAGTGAACCTGCGCTACGTGCTCTGCGTGGGCCTGTGTGGCTCTGCTGCAGTG gagtttgTGTTTGGCACTCTCACCGAATGGCTCCACATCTACAACATCTATCTGTACTGTGGCCTGTGGGTGCTGAACGGCCTGCTGCAGTCAGCTGTCTGGCCCTGCGTGGTGGCCGTCATGGGCAACTGGTTCGGCAAGACGGG CCGTGGCTTTGTGTTTGGCCTGTGGAGTGCTTGTGCCTCTGTAGGAAATATCCTGGGGGCCTTCCTGGCTTCTAGCGTACTCAAGTATGGATATGAG TATGCCTTCTTGGTGACCTCAGTGGTGCAGTTTGCCGGTGGGGTGGTGGTGTTCTTCGGCCTACTTACATCCCCAAAAGAAGTCG GTTTGTGCTCTGAGTCAGAGACTGGACTGAGTCCGGTGGAGACGGACACAGACAGCCACAGGCCTTTGATGAGCGACGAGGAGGGTGAGATGGAGGCCGAGGTGTATGGCAGACAAAACCAGTCAGTTCAGGAGCCGGACAATCTTCTGGCTGAGAGTCCTCGAGCCATCGGCTTCTGCCAGGCTTTCTGTCTGCCTGGAGTGCTTCCC TATTCCCTGGCGTATGCATGTCTGAAGCTGGTCAActactccttcttcttctggcTTCCTTTCTACCTAAGCAACAACTTTGGCTGGAAGGAGGCCGAGTCTGACCGCCTGTCTGTGTGGTATGATGTCGGAGGAATCATCG GAGGGACGGTTCAGGGTTTGATCTCTGACTTCATGGGAAAGAGATCTCCAGTGTTGGCCCTCAGTCTGGCGCTGGCGATGGGAGCCCTGGTGGGATACAGCC GGTCACCTAATGACCAGGTGATTAATGCTGCGCTGTTGACAACCACTGGCTTCTTCATTGGCGGTCCGTCTAATATGATCAGCTCTGCCATATCTGCTGACCTGGGGAGACAGGATGCTCTGAGGGGCAGTCAGAAGGCTTTGGCTACTGTCACTGGCATAGTGGACGGAACTGGAAGTGTAGGAGCTGCTGGGGGACAGGTGAACAAAAATACAGGACATTTCACTTGGAAAACTCTTC TTGAGAGCAAGCTGGGCTGGATGTACGTGTTCTACTTCTTCGTTGTCATG ACAGGGGGCAGCATTGTGTTCATCACTCCCCTGCTCATCAAGGAGGTGCGTGAGATGTGGAGAGACCGACAATTGCTGCGCCGCCAGCTGTGA
- the slc37a3 gene encoding sugar phosphate exchanger 3 isoform X1 — translation MPPSCCGCLSQYTHHHLVAFLLTFFSYVLLHASRKTFSNVKVSISAQWTPSVRNGSAAAFSPNQTWEDNHLFENEEQATLFLGALDSIFLFSYAVGLYFSGVIGDRVNLRYVLCVGLCGSAAVEFVFGTLTEWLHIYNIYLYCGLWVLNGLLQSAVWPCVVAVMGNWFGKTGRGFVFGLWSACASVGNILGAFLASSVLKYGYEYAFLVTSVVQFAGGVVVFFGLLTSPKEVGLCSESETGLSPVETDTDSHRPLMSDEEGEMEAEVYGRQNQSVQEPDNLLAESPRAIGFCQAFCLPGVLPYSLAYACLKLVNYSFFFWLPFYLSNNFGWKEAESDRLSVWYDVGGIIGGTVQGLISDFMGKRSPVLALSLALAMGALVGYSRSPNDQVINAALLTTTGFFIGGPSNMISSAISADLGRQDALRGSQKALATVTGIVDGTGSVGAAGGQYLVSLS, via the exons ATGCCTCCCTCGTGCTGTGGCTGCCTGTCACAGTACACTCATCATCATCTGGTTGCCTTCCTTCTCACCTTCTTTAG CTATGTGTTGCTACATGCGTCCAGGAAGACGTTCAGCAATGTGAAAGTCAGCATCTCAGCCCAGTGGACACCATCTGTCCGGAATGGCAGCGCAGCTGCTTTCTCCCCTAACCAG ACATGGGAGGACAATCATCTGTTTGAAAATGAAGAGCAGGCCACTCTGTTCCTGGGAGCTCTGGActccatcttcctcttctcatATGCAGTG GGGCTGTACTTCAGCGGTGTGATTGGGGACAGAGTGAACCTGCGCTACGTGCTCTGCGTGGGCCTGTGTGGCTCTGCTGCAGTG gagtttgTGTTTGGCACTCTCACCGAATGGCTCCACATCTACAACATCTATCTGTACTGTGGCCTGTGGGTGCTGAACGGCCTGCTGCAGTCAGCTGTCTGGCCCTGCGTGGTGGCCGTCATGGGCAACTGGTTCGGCAAGACGGG CCGTGGCTTTGTGTTTGGCCTGTGGAGTGCTTGTGCCTCTGTAGGAAATATCCTGGGGGCCTTCCTGGCTTCTAGCGTACTCAAGTATGGATATGAG TATGCCTTCTTGGTGACCTCAGTGGTGCAGTTTGCCGGTGGGGTGGTGGTGTTCTTCGGCCTACTTACATCCCCAAAAGAAGTCG GTTTGTGCTCTGAGTCAGAGACTGGACTGAGTCCGGTGGAGACGGACACAGACAGCCACAGGCCTTTGATGAGCGACGAGGAGGGTGAGATGGAGGCCGAGGTGTATGGCAGACAAAACCAGTCAGTTCAGGAGCCGGACAATCTTCTGGCTGAGAGTCCTCGAGCCATCGGCTTCTGCCAGGCTTTCTGTCTGCCTGGAGTGCTTCCC TATTCCCTGGCGTATGCATGTCTGAAGCTGGTCAActactccttcttcttctggcTTCCTTTCTACCTAAGCAACAACTTTGGCTGGAAGGAGGCCGAGTCTGACCGCCTGTCTGTGTGGTATGATGTCGGAGGAATCATCG GAGGGACGGTTCAGGGTTTGATCTCTGACTTCATGGGAAAGAGATCTCCAGTGTTGGCCCTCAGTCTGGCGCTGGCGATGGGAGCCCTGGTGGGATACAGCC GGTCACCTAATGACCAGGTGATTAATGCTGCGCTGTTGACAACCACTGGCTTCTTCATTGGCGGTCCGTCTAATATGATCAGCTCTGCCATATCTGCTGACCTGGGGAGACAGGATGCTCTGAGGGGCAGTCAGAAGGCTTTGGCTACTGTCACTGGCATAGTGGACGGAACTGGAAGTGTAGGAGCTGCTGGGGGACAG TACCTGGTGTCCCTGAGTTGA